The Juglans regia cultivar Chandler chromosome 2, Walnut 2.0, whole genome shotgun sequence genome includes a window with the following:
- the LOC108998974 gene encoding extensin isoform X2, translated as MEASRGYMRAQFLLVFITMAAIFLTDCEATRSVQQLKRPRHPRSSVLKTTKKVKVTKHLDIDPMLDSSNAQAYSVSSPFSLPPFESLGPMPWPENVPPSCIYPPNTPLPPSTSIPAPIGYTPSSPPPTPFSYLPPILPIQSPPPSPTSTTPGPPEFNPTPNPPEIVPSPPSIVSGPPQVGNSPPIYVPGPPGPTLSPPSYVPSPFGFVPSPPVFEPPVLYPPPTGPPPPHTAPSTALWCVAKPTVPDPIIQEAMDYACWSGADCASIEPAGSCFKPNTLFAHASYAFNSYWQRTKVAGGTCEFGGTAMLVTVDPSYDGCHFIYF; from the exons ATGGAAGCAAGCAGAGGTTACATGAGAGCTCAGTTTCTACTTGTGTTTATAACTATGGCAGCCATTTTCTTAACTGATTGTG AAGCAACAAGATCAGTGCAACAACTCAAACGTCCAAGACATCCCAGAAGTTCAGTCCTCAAAACTACAAAGAAAGTGAAAGTCACAAAGCACTTAGACATTGATCCAATGCTGGATTCATCAAACGCCCAAGCCTACAGTGTGAGTTCACCATTTTCTTTACCACCATTTGAGTCCCTAGGTCCAATGCCCTGGCCTGAAAATGTTCCTCCATCCTGCATTTATCCACCCAATACCCCACTACCTCCCTCAACATCCATTCCAGCCCCCATAGGATACACACCCTCGTCACCACCACCAACACCCTTTAGCTATCTCCCACCAATTCTCCCAATCCAAAGCCCACCTCCGAGCCCAACCAGCACAACTCCAGGCCCACCAGAATTTAATCCCACCCCCAATCCACCGGAGATTGTTCCAAGCCCACCAAGCATCGTATCGGGCCCACCACAAGTTGGAAATAGTCCTCCTATCTATGTTCCAGGCCCACCTGGGCCCACATTGAGCCCACCTTCGTACGTTCCATCACCTTTCGGCTTTGTTCCAAGCCCACCGGTGTTTGAGCCGCCTGTGTTGTACCCCCCACCAACAGGGCCACCACCTCCACACACTGCGCCAAGCACAGCCCTATGGTGTGTGGCTAAGCCCACGGTGCCTGACCCAATAATTCAAGAAGCAATGGACTATGCTTGTTGGTCAGGAGCTGATTGTGCTTCAATTGAGCCGGCGGGGTCATGCTTTAAACCCAACACCCTGTTTGCACATGCTTCCTATGCTTTCAATAGCTACTGGCAGAGGACCAAGGTTGCCGGTGGCACCTGCGAGTTCGGAGGCACAGCCATGCTGGTCACTGTTGATCCAA GTTATGATGGGTGCCATTTTATCTACTTTTAG
- the LOC108998974 gene encoding extensin isoform X1 has translation MEASRGYMRAQFLLVFITMAAIFLTDCAEATRSVQQLKRPRHPRSSVLKTTKKVKVTKHLDIDPMLDSSNAQAYSVSSPFSLPPFESLGPMPWPENVPPSCIYPPNTPLPPSTSIPAPIGYTPSSPPPTPFSYLPPILPIQSPPPSPTSTTPGPPEFNPTPNPPEIVPSPPSIVSGPPQVGNSPPIYVPGPPGPTLSPPSYVPSPFGFVPSPPVFEPPVLYPPPTGPPPPHTAPSTALWCVAKPTVPDPIIQEAMDYACWSGADCASIEPAGSCFKPNTLFAHASYAFNSYWQRTKVAGGTCEFGGTAMLVTVDPSYDGCHFIYF, from the exons ATGGAAGCAAGCAGAGGTTACATGAGAGCTCAGTTTCTACTTGTGTTTATAACTATGGCAGCCATTTTCTTAACTGATTGTG CAGAAGCAACAAGATCAGTGCAACAACTCAAACGTCCAAGACATCCCAGAAGTTCAGTCCTCAAAACTACAAAGAAAGTGAAAGTCACAAAGCACTTAGACATTGATCCAATGCTGGATTCATCAAACGCCCAAGCCTACAGTGTGAGTTCACCATTTTCTTTACCACCATTTGAGTCCCTAGGTCCAATGCCCTGGCCTGAAAATGTTCCTCCATCCTGCATTTATCCACCCAATACCCCACTACCTCCCTCAACATCCATTCCAGCCCCCATAGGATACACACCCTCGTCACCACCACCAACACCCTTTAGCTATCTCCCACCAATTCTCCCAATCCAAAGCCCACCTCCGAGCCCAACCAGCACAACTCCAGGCCCACCAGAATTTAATCCCACCCCCAATCCACCGGAGATTGTTCCAAGCCCACCAAGCATCGTATCGGGCCCACCACAAGTTGGAAATAGTCCTCCTATCTATGTTCCAGGCCCACCTGGGCCCACATTGAGCCCACCTTCGTACGTTCCATCACCTTTCGGCTTTGTTCCAAGCCCACCGGTGTTTGAGCCGCCTGTGTTGTACCCCCCACCAACAGGGCCACCACCTCCACACACTGCGCCAAGCACAGCCCTATGGTGTGTGGCTAAGCCCACGGTGCCTGACCCAATAATTCAAGAAGCAATGGACTATGCTTGTTGGTCAGGAGCTGATTGTGCTTCAATTGAGCCGGCGGGGTCATGCTTTAAACCCAACACCCTGTTTGCACATGCTTCCTATGCTTTCAATAGCTACTGGCAGAGGACCAAGGTTGCCGGTGGCACCTGCGAGTTCGGAGGCACAGCCATGCTGGTCACTGTTGATCCAA GTTATGATGGGTGCCATTTTATCTACTTTTAG